Proteins from one Triticum aestivum cultivar Chinese Spring chromosome 7A, IWGSC CS RefSeq v2.1, whole genome shotgun sequence genomic window:
- the LOC123147494 gene encoding E3 ubiquitin-protein ligase RING1-like produces MPLKLALTVVAPAGMTCGILKLAGVPWPIVIRIAGVLLAFLFIAALCQRAQARARSQRQLLQDPEGDRSSMAALPREPAVGLGQAAIAGLPVYKYEKLSCGGGEGHECAVCLAEVRPKEVVKQLPACTHLFHDRCIDEWLWSHRTCPVCRSPVDASTVPDVEVAARAMQSV; encoded by the coding sequence ATGCCGCTCAAGCTCGCGCTCACCGTCGTTGCTCCGGCGGGCATGACGTGCGGCATACTGAAACTCGCGGGCGTCCCCTGGCCAATCGTCATCCGCATCGCCGGCGTCCTGCTCGCCTTCCTCTTCATCGCGGCGTTGTGCCAGCGCGCGCAGGCCCGCGCTAGGTCGCAACGCCAGCTCCTGCAAGATCCAGAGGGGGATCGGTCGTCCATGGCCGCGCTTCCGCGGGAGCCGGCCGTCGGGCTAGGACAGGCGGCGATCGCCGGCCTGCCCGTGTACAAGTACGAGAAGCTGAGCTGCGGCGGCGGAGAGGGCCACGAGTGCGCGGTGTGCCTCGCCGAGGTCAGGCCCAAGGAGGTGGTGAAGCAGCTGCCGGCGTGCACGCACCTTTTCCATGACCGGTGCATCGACGAGTGGCTCTGGTCTCACAGGACGTGCCCGGTCTGCCGGTCTCCAGTCGACGCCTCCACCGTTCCGGACGTGGAAGTTGCCGCCCGTGCTATGCAATCTGTTTAG